The genomic region CATGTTTGGTACTTGTTTACTTGGGATTAAGTGGCATTTTAGGTCTTATAAATGTTACAGTTGTGAAACGTTTTAGAGCACAATTCTAATTCTTGTAGAATTAGTGTGCTGGTGTGTATGTATTCTACTTATAGGAATTTATTAAGTAGTTGTGATTCTATTgttaatatgatttatttttcttttatagctGTAGCTGCTGATTTCACCGTTTTGAAATCACCCCAGTACCAAATCTTTCAAGAAGGAAACTGGCCAGTTCCCGGAGACCGCATTCCAGATGTGATTGCTCTATCAATGGGATTTTCAGTGGAAGAGGTTAGGTTTCAACCTTTATATTGCATATTTTGTCATTATGAGTGTTTTAATCATATCTAAAATCTACAAGAATAGGAGAATAACACAATGGAAGGTGTAAATTAAGCCCTAGTGTGACATTTTTTTCACTGGCTAGAAGAGTAACCTACAGGGACATTGAGGCCAGAACCCCTTCCAGTGACTTCATGCACAGCCACTCCGAACTTGCCATTCTTTTCTTACAGAAAGGTTTGGTACCACTGTGACTTTTCCTAAAGTGACTTGTCAGCCACACCAAAGCGGTTTATTGGCATTGTAGGAAGTCAAGCAGCGAACATCTTATGCTGAACACACGCAAGAAGTACTTTTCGTGTTCGCACAGATTAAAAACCTAGTTTATAGATGGCCTCGTGAGAGCAAAACTATTAACAGGAAGATGGGGGAATGGCGACTGGGAGGGAAAGGGTAGAGCAGTGCAAGTTTTCATTCACACACCAAATCAtgccactacacacaaacatttaaacattcacacatattgacacaactacatcttaatgtagttgttctggtgactatagtcagtAACTGCAGACATTCtgcagtaaacacttttttttttttttgtttgtttgtttttcgcgAAAATGTAGTAtttactcctcagatggctactaaaggtgcttcctggggcagtgctgcacagtgactccaccctctgcatggaaacactgtactttccccatagagatgcattgattcaatacatctctatgagaagatgctgatttgccagggtggcatttggctctgCTCCCTGCCCTACCTCCttgacaatttcagccaatctaatgctttcctatgggaaagcattgtgattggctcaggtcAGCACGTTTGAtgccagccaaggaggcaggtcaagggcAGAGGCAGtaaactggaataaaggtaagattttactatatttatttaggggggctagatagtgttttaacactacagggtcgggaatacgtttgtgttcctgatcctatagtgttcctttacgactgttaaaaaaaaaaaaaaagtgaataaaagcTAAAATGCATGTCACAGGTGTTTATATTGGAGAGTAACTTTTAGGACTGGCCAGTAAGCTATTGCGTAAGACATTTAGCCAGGTATAAAGGATAACTGTAAAAATTATAGGTTACGGCATTTTGTTTGTGCATTGTGCTATTGCAGGTAGTAAATATGTAGGCTTCATTTTATATGGTGAATtttgttaaagtgacactatagtcaccagtacaactacagtttattgcatttgttctggtgagtataatcattctcatcaggctttttcagagaaaatgcagtgtttacattacagcctagtgataactcaattggtcactcctcagatggctgctagaggtgcttcctggggcagtgctgcacagtgagcagcactgttactcagtgtcttcaccctctgaatgcagacactgaacttgattcaattaatctctgtgATAaaatgctgattagccagggctgtgtttgacttgacaggggctggctctgcccatgatctgcctccgtgaccgtctcagccaatcctgtggggaggcattgtgattggttcagaccaccacttctgatgatgtcagcagacaggaggCAGAGAGGGGCAAAACCAGCAGATGCAGACTTGAatgcaagtaatattttactatatttagggatgcaagggtgcaggggggctagatggtggttttaacactgtagggtcaggaatacatgtttgagatGTGTGACAGAATTTAGCTGTGTGTGAAATACATGTATCTTGGTATATTTTAACAGGATCTATCTTGGCCTGGGTTAGGAGCTGGCAATCTCTTTCAGTGCCCACGTGCAACTGTCTTGGTGACTGTAACTGGTACAAACAAACTTCCTCTTACAGAAAATGGGATTTCATATCCTATAGAAAATGTGAGTATGAGTACAGTGTCTGCTGCTTTCTActatatttaaaaacataaattgaaCTTTTTCACCGAATTAAAGGCTGTCCATAATAGATATGTTACGGTGAAATTGATGTGACCACAAACAAAATAACGTTCAACCTTTccctgggttattcactaaagtgaaaattctaactgaatttcaaatttaaggccagagtcgCTGAACTgagagcatagctgacttagagaatttttttagttttgactattttgactttaaatttgaaattcaattctcTCTTTTGTACATAACCCTGTAACTGTCAATGGTGGTCTATAAATTGGTTATCTGTGTCTTCAAGACATGCTAGCTACCTAGGATTAAGGCATTTCCCGATTATGTTCATATGGGAACAATTGCAATACCTGGACCATTAATATTACTCAGGACTATCACAATCTCAGACTTTAGACCTTGATAGTCAAAAACATATTCTACCTATAACCTCTATAGGACTTTAAAGACCTGAAGATGTCATATGTCATCGCTGAATAAAGAGATTTATAGATACTTACATTGTGGTGTGGAGGATTATTGTCAATAGTTAAAGCTTACATTTAATGCAGGATATGTAATAGAAGGTCTGAATTTTCTCATCAGGGCTTATCTCTAACAATGCATTTGCAATTCAGCCTCACTATATAAAACTGACACAACTGCTGGTTGAAAAGGATGTACATTTAGGTTTGCTAATGCTGAAATCTCgcctattttcattttattttttttcctctaaagGCTGTACCTTACAGTGTTGACAGTGTGGTGAACTCCATACATTTACTATTCTCAGAGGAAATGCCTGTTGTCTTACAGTTGGCTCCAATAGATGAGGTAAGTGGAGCATTCTTTGTCACTAAAATATGATTATATGTGATTCAAGTAATTTTAGATACAAAAACTCAGAGGGGTTGCAATCACCCACAGAACAGGGTGCTTTACTGAGCAACGGCCAGGACAAcccatacatataatatatagaaaagaaaaaccTCAGGCACTCACTGCGTTCAAAGAAAAGCAGTTTATTGCACCATCATGTGCATGACAACATTTTGACCTTCAAGGTCTTTATTATCCAAGTAATTTGTCTGAAAAAGctgtccttaaagagacactataggcatccagaccacttcagctggtccccggtcccttaaccctgcaaaggtaattatttcagtttttaataaactgcaataattacctttcagggttatctccacctctagtggctgtctaccagacaacctcTAGAAGGACTTCCGGGCTGAtgctgggcgtcctcacgctaTTCATGGGGACGTCCATTGTCAcccaaaccccataggaaagtattgtataATGCGGTGGTAAGCCTGCGAGGAGAGAgatagctatagtgccaggaaaacaagtttggttTTCCGGCAcactagtttccctttaagttccaTTCAGTGGCTGTttggttgggtttttttttttaggttttttttttttattataagtaCCCATGGTGATGCAAATGTGGCTGCAAACATTTGACTACCCTTTCTATTTTTGTAATTCAGGTGCCCCTTAAAATTAAAGTAATTTGTCTGCCAAAGAAGAGGAAACTGAGAACCTCATTATTTGGATTAGAAACCCAGCAGTGCAAACATTGTTGCTGTTCATGCTTAGATAATTTGCAAGGCAATCAGTGAAagttatgggggaaaaaaaaatatttggctgAGTCTTGCACAATTTAAAAATTGCATTGGCTGTCTATTGCAGTCTTTTTGTGACCAATTTCTTAAATACATGTTTTCCCCACAGAGAGTATACATGGTTGGTAAGGCTAATACAGTATTTGAGGACCTTCCGGTCACATTAAGACAACTAAGAAGCAGCTTGGAACAGGACAATTCCATCCTTGCATCACTACCTGTCAACTCTTTGTACCGAAATGATGAGGTGAGCTGACATGACAATTGGAAATTTAAATATTCAAAGTGGTCAGTTTTCAACACCCTTGATCAATCTTATAGCTGGTTATATCTGAGGGGggaattcatatatatatttttatatggtgGCCTTCAGATctgggattgtttactgtattaaAAGAACATTTTTGTTTGTGAGGCTACTTCTACTTTCATCAGTATTCCATTGCCGTTCTTAGGAAGCCTTCTCTTTCTATAGAAAATACTAAATTGACATTTTAAGACCCTTAGTTCTCTGATCCAGGAATTTGTCATGTTTTAGTAAGCTACCACATATTCTGCTATGTCTAATATATTATCTCAAGTGTGTTGTTCATTTGATGCTAAAATTCTACTAAACGAATTCATATTcatatgtttacattttattttttaattttatgtatacataatttaaaaaataaataaaatatttttactttttgcagACTGACCGTCTGTTCCTTTCAGAATTGCAAGTTCTGCAAGATATACCTGCTTTGGTGAGTCAAGTATTGTTTATGATCCCCTATATTTAATACGTGGATatgtgtgcaaaataaaatgtagaaataaacACCATTTTATCCTACAGTTGTGTGCCAAAACTTCACTCCATGTCAGTCATTAGTGTAAGCCCTTTACACATGGCAATCCTCCTAGAGAAAGCATACTGAGCAGAGGAGAATTAAAATcatttctatttctcctcctctTTGCAATATGTGCTCTGGCTATGCCTTGGTCGAAGTGGCTTgtgatgtaccgtatatactcgagtataagccgagtttttcagcccattttttgggctgaaaaaccccaactcggcttatactcgagtcaaggtctgtattatggcaatttgcattgccataatacagactggggggagagggggctggcagagctgtaacttacctgttctgagCTGACAGgtgctgcagaacaggtaagttacagctctgccagcccccctctcccccccactgaactgccactggaccaccagggaaggagagcccccctccctgccatatatcaagcagggaggggggacgaaaaaaaaaatatataaataaaataagaaataagaataaaaaaataataagaataaaaaaaaaattaataataacaaaaaaaaggggtataaggaccactatgggagggggggggggtataaggaccactatgggaggggggggggggtataaggaccactatgggagggtgggggtgggttaaggaccactatgggagggaggggggggggtataaggaccactatgggagggagggggggtataaggaccactatgggagggagggggggtataaggaccactatgggagggagggggggtataaggaccactatgggagggagggggggggggataaggaccactatgggagggaggggggggggggataaggaccactatgggagggagggggggggggggataaggaccactatgggagggaggggggggataaggaccactatgggagggagggggggggggggataaggaccactatgggagggaggggggggataaggaccactatgggagggaggggggaggataaggaccactatgggagggaggggggaggataaggaccactatgggagggaggggggaggataaggaccgctatgggagggagggggggtataaggaccactatgggagggagggggggataaggaccactatgggagggagggggggataaggaccactatgggagggagggggggataaggaccactatgggagggagggggggataaggaccactatgggagggagggggggataaggaccactatgggagggggggggggataaggaccactatgggagggtgggggtgggttaaggaccactatgggagggaggggggtataagggccgctatgggagggagggggggtataaggaccactatgggagggagggggggtataaggaccactatgggagggagggggggaggggttaaggaccactatgggagggagggggggggataaggaccactatgggagggagggggggggataaggaccactatgggagggaggggggggataaggaccactatgggagggagggggggggataaggaccactatgggagggagggggggggggataaggaccactatgggagggaggggggggggataaggaccactatgggagggaggggggggggataaggaccactatgggagggaggggggggggataaggaccactatgggagggtgggggtgggttaaggaccactatgggagggaggggggtataaggaccactatgggagggaggggggtataaggaccgctatgggagggaggggggtataaggaccgctatgggagggaggggggggtataaggaccactatgggagggagggggggtataaggaccactatgggagggagggggggggtataaggaccactatgggagggagggggggggtataaggaccactatgggagggaggggggggtataaggaccactatgggagggaggggggggataaggaccactatgggagggagggggggggataaggaccactatgggagggagggggggggataaggaccactatgggagggagggggggggataaggaccactatgggagggagggggggggataaggaccactatgggagggagggggggggataaggaccactatgggagggagggggggggataaggaccactatgggagggaggggggggataaggaccactatgggagggaggggggggataaggaccactatgggagggagggggggggataaggaccactatgggagggaggggggggggataaggaccactatgggagggagggggggtataaggaccactatgggagtgttatggtactttttagcagtaaaccaaaatgtttaaatgtctatctgttcctgtccaaatcaataaaattaaattgcgtatatacgctgaagtaattaagtctgacacacaaggttcaggttaaaataacttcgagaaaatttattggcaagtgattaaaaagcggacgcgcaggcccttttaagagacattttacgtcatcattgattattagaatatcagcaaataaacatcattaattggattaattgttaagtgtcgggattagtgtccacctatcaatattattaattggctcaaaaactaagtggttagtcccgtgtccacccaccaagtggtaggattgttctggacacgggtggggacaagggggtcttgagcgtcattttacacggtcggtgatctcaggcctcgtggccaggtgcaaggtctcttatgaatagaacatttcattactacagtgttctcatggccttcaaattatactatgttgcaagtttaaggaaaagtcagcaattcctgtgttaatcatgtctttatagaaaatacagtctttgtctattgtattagatgtgctgggaaattctgtcatgtaaggtagttttaaaatgaacaagttaggttatgaggacaaaatggaggattgaagaagtcaggttaggaggacaaaatggaggattgtcacagtataaagttaaaatggagttagtgcaataattcaatacaagtacaataaggatttttaataatcccacat from Pelobates fuscus isolate aPelFus1 chromosome 1, aPelFus1.pri, whole genome shotgun sequence harbors:
- the ATP6AP2 gene encoding renin receptor; this encodes MYYVLLSALIAAVAADFTVLKSPQYQIFQEGNWPVPGDRIPDVIALSMGFSVEEDLSWPGLGAGNLFQCPRATVLVTVTGTNKLPLTENGISYPIENAVPYSVDSVVNSIHLLFSEEMPVVLQLAPIDERVYMVGKANTVFEDLPVTLRQLRSSLEQDNSILASLPVNSLYRNDETDRLFLSELQVLQDIPALLSRHKHLAKDNAPDIYSLELTGLEEIKKRYGEDSVKFKDATQILSDALQKFADDMYSIYGGNAIVDVVTVESFETPLVRKSRSILSSPSISNPGSPYNLAYEYNFNYSVVFNIILWLMIGLTLAVIAISYNLWNMDPGYDSIIYRMTNQKIRMD